One region of Mucilaginibacter sp. 14171R-50 genomic DNA includes:
- a CDS encoding NAD(P)/FAD-dependent oxidoreductase: MITTDIGIIGAGPTGMFAVFEAGLLKMHCHLIDSLPQAGGQLSEIYPQKPIYDIPGYPAINAQELVDKLSEQIAPFHPGYTLGERVETLQKLDNGSWLIGTNEGTQISCKAVVIAGGLGCFEPRKPEVDRLAEFEGKGVMYAVRNPEMFRDRNIVIAGGGDSALDWTIFLANVAKKVTLVHRGDTFRGAPDAAEKVAELARTGAIDLVLKSRVVALDGAGHLEQVTITGPGGDNRNLQADNFIPLFGLSPKLGPIEDWGLNIDRSAIEVNTFDYSTNIDGIFAIGDINTYPGKLKLILCGFHEAALMAQSAFKYVYPDQRLTFKYTTVYGITELA; the protein is encoded by the coding sequence ATGATAACTACAGATATAGGCATTATAGGCGCCGGCCCAACCGGCATGTTTGCGGTTTTTGAAGCGGGGCTGTTAAAAATGCATTGCCACTTAATTGATTCGCTGCCACAGGCGGGTGGGCAATTGTCAGAGATCTATCCTCAGAAACCCATTTATGATATACCGGGTTATCCGGCTATTAACGCGCAGGAACTGGTAGATAAGCTATCAGAACAAATAGCGCCGTTCCATCCCGGCTATACGCTTGGCGAGCGGGTGGAGACCTTGCAAAAGCTGGATAACGGCAGCTGGCTTATCGGCACTAACGAAGGAACACAGATAAGTTGTAAGGCGGTGGTTATTGCAGGTGGCCTGGGATGCTTTGAGCCCCGGAAGCCTGAGGTGGACCGCCTTGCCGAGTTTGAGGGCAAAGGGGTGATGTACGCGGTACGCAACCCCGAAATGTTCAGAGACCGTAACATTGTAATAGCGGGCGGCGGCGACTCGGCTTTAGACTGGACTATCTTTTTGGCCAATGTAGCAAAAAAGGTAACCCTGGTACACCGCGGTGATACATTCAGGGGCGCGCCTGATGCCGCCGAAAAGGTAGCAGAACTTGCGCGCACAGGCGCGATAGACCTGGTGCTTAAATCGCGCGTGGTGGCGCTGGATGGTGCAGGGCATCTGGAACAGGTAACTATTACCGGTCCCGGTGGTGATAACCGAAACCTGCAGGCCGATAATTTTATTCCATTGTTTGGTTTAAGCCCCAAATTAGGCCCTATAGAAGACTGGGGCTTAAATATCGACAGATCGGCTATTGAGGTGAATACATTTGATTACAGCACCAATATCGACGGCATATTTGCCATTGGCGACATCAACACCTACCCCGGCAAGCTAAAGCTGATACTTTGTGGTTTCCATGAAGCGGCGTTGATGGCGCAAAGTGCGTTCAAGTACGTTTACCCCGATCAGCGGCTTACTTTTAAATACACAACCGTTTATGGCATAACCGAACTGGCATGA
- a CDS encoding NUDIX hydrolase: MQHPEANPWKITAEKEIYDNPWINVTEYQVINPSGNPGIYGQVHYKNIAIGILPLDDDMNTYLVGQYRFTLNQYSWELPEGGGMIGVDPLESAKRELLEETGLKASGWTEIQRMHLSNSVSDELCILYIARGLEQCEAEPEDTEQLIVKKVPFDEVYEMVCKGEITDSLAVAAVLKARLMQLENTL, from the coding sequence ATGCAACATCCCGAAGCCAATCCCTGGAAAATAACTGCTGAAAAAGAGATCTATGATAACCCGTGGATAAACGTTACCGAGTACCAGGTAATCAACCCATCGGGTAACCCCGGCATTTATGGCCAGGTACATTATAAAAATATCGCCATCGGCATTTTGCCTTTGGATGATGATATGAACACCTACCTGGTGGGTCAGTACCGTTTCACCTTAAATCAATACAGCTGGGAACTGCCCGAGGGGGGCGGCATGATCGGCGTTGACCCGCTGGAATCGGCAAAACGCGAACTGCTGGAAGAAACCGGCTTAAAAGCGTCGGGCTGGACAGAGATACAACGAATGCACCTGTCCAACTCTGTTAGCGATGAGCTTTGCATTTTGTACATTGCCCGCGGCCTGGAACAGTGTGAGGCCGAACCCGAAGACACTGAGCAACTGATCGTAAAAAAAGTACCGTTTGATGAAGTTTACGAAATGGTTTGTAAAGGAGAGATAACTGATTCGCTGGCGGTGGCGGCCGTATTAAAAGCCCGTTTAATGCAGTTAGAGAACACTTTGTAA
- a CDS encoding carboxy terminal-processing peptidase, with protein MFKKLYLLLVLAAAFACNAAPSKPNYKHAGPNDLQPDEQQSVVLKYVAGLISQYNYKKVPLNDSLSAVIYDRYIKKLDENHNYLLASDIKEFEQFKTTMDDDIKAGNLANVFYIFNVFQKRYTEYVNFSVSQLSKNFDFTKNETFTYDRDKLPWAASEEEVHNLWAQRVKYDLLNLKLTGKDAGTIKETLKKRYTNILSQSNKLSNQDVFQAFMDAFTEAIDPHTNYFTPALAANFNIDMSRSLEGIGASLLSENEYVTIKSVTPGGPADKSKQVNTDDRIVAVAQGKTGEFQDIVGWRIDNAIALIRGAKGTTVRLQLLAKGSPVTAKPRIVELVREKIILKDISAKKEIRTYNNNGKSVKIGVISIPAFYLDFADYKAGNPNYKSTTRDVKLILDTLKRENVDGVVIDLRQNGGGSLMEAIELTGLFIKTGPVVQVRDPRDQVDVDKDEDPAIAYSGPLAVLVDRFSASASEIFSGAIQDYGRGLILGTQTYGKGSVQNAIDLDKVITPSLKDKLLAMAGKAKTVATGSQNKFGQLNLTVAKFYRISGNSTQHKGVIPDISFPSVIPLDKYGEDTEPSAMPFDVIQKSDYSPVGSFATVIPQLKKLHDDRMAASPSYKYLLEDIEDSKKQAEEKSVTLNEQKLKQERDADEKKTFEQNNLRRIALGLPALKKGQAKPKNEDMDFLQKEAGQILTDYLTLGSKFTSVKPTGTF; from the coding sequence ATGTTCAAGAAATTATATTTATTGCTGGTATTAGCTGCTGCTTTTGCCTGCAACGCTGCTCCGTCTAAACCAAACTACAAGCACGCCGGACCTAACGACCTGCAGCCTGACGAACAGCAAAGTGTTGTACTAAAATATGTGGCGGGCCTTATATCGCAATATAATTATAAAAAGGTGCCCTTAAACGACTCCCTGTCGGCCGTTATATACGACCGTTATATCAAAAAGCTTGATGAGAACCACAACTATCTTCTCGCATCGGATATAAAAGAATTCGAACAATTTAAAACCACAATGGACGATGACATCAAGGCCGGTAACCTCGCCAATGTTTTCTACATATTTAATGTATTTCAAAAGCGTTATACCGAATACGTGAACTTCTCGGTGTCGCAGCTTAGTAAAAACTTCGATTTTACCAAAAACGAGACATTTACTTACGACCGCGACAAACTACCCTGGGCGGCATCCGAGGAAGAGGTGCACAACCTTTGGGCGCAGCGCGTAAAGTATGATCTGCTTAACCTTAAACTAACCGGCAAAGATGCAGGCACCATTAAGGAAACGCTGAAAAAGCGTTATACCAATATCTTGTCGCAATCAAACAAGCTTTCAAACCAGGATGTTTTCCAGGCGTTTATGGATGCCTTTACCGAAGCCATTGACCCGCATACCAATTACTTTACCCCCGCGCTTGCCGCCAACTTCAATATCGATATGTCGCGCTCTTTAGAGGGTATCGGCGCATCGTTGTTAAGCGAAAATGAATATGTGACCATTAAAAGCGTTACACCCGGCGGCCCTGCCGATAAAAGCAAACAAGTAAATACCGACGACCGCATTGTGGCCGTGGCACAAGGCAAAACAGGCGAATTTCAGGATATAGTAGGCTGGAGGATAGATAACGCCATAGCCCTGATACGCGGTGCAAAAGGCACTACCGTACGCCTGCAATTACTGGCAAAAGGCAGCCCGGTTACAGCAAAGCCAAGGATAGTAGAACTTGTGCGCGAAAAAATAATTCTGAAGGATATCTCTGCGAAAAAGGAGATCCGTACGTATAACAACAATGGCAAATCCGTTAAAATCGGGGTGATCTCTATCCCGGCCTTTTACCTTGATTTCGCCGATTATAAAGCAGGCAACCCTAATTATAAAAGCACCACGCGCGATGTAAAGCTGATATTAGACACTTTAAAACGCGAAAATGTGGATGGTGTAGTGATCGACCTGCGCCAAAATGGTGGGGGGTCGTTAATGGAAGCCATCGAACTGACCGGCCTGTTCATTAAAACAGGCCCGGTAGTGCAGGTAAGGGACCCTCGCGACCAGGTAGACGTTGATAAGGACGAGGACCCGGCGATAGCTTACTCGGGCCCGCTTGCTGTATTGGTTGACCGTTTTAGCGCGTCTGCGTCAGAAATCTTCTCAGGAGCGATACAAGATTACGGCCGCGGCCTGATATTGGGTACCCAAACTTACGGCAAAGGTTCGGTACAAAACGCTATCGATCTGGATAAGGTAATAACCCCCAGCTTAAAGGATAAATTGTTGGCAATGGCCGGCAAAGCCAAAACCGTTGCTACAGGTAGCCAAAATAAGTTTGGCCAGTTAAACTTAACCGTTGCCAAATTTTACCGCATAAGTGGTAACTCTACCCAGCATAAAGGCGTTATACCGGATATCTCGTTCCCGTCGGTTATCCCTTTGGATAAATATGGCGAAGATACTGAGCCCTCGGCTATGCCTTTTGATGTGATCCAAAAAAGCGATTACAGCCCTGTGGGCAGTTTTGCAACCGTAATTCCGCAGCTAAAAAAACTGCACGACGACCGGATGGCTGCCAGCCCAAGCTATAAATATTTGCTGGAAGACATAGAAGATTCAAAAAAACAGGCCGAAGAAAAAAGCGTGACGCTTAACGAACAAAAGCTGAAACAGGAACGCGATGCCGACGAGAAAAAAACATTTGAACAAAACAACCTGCGCCGTATAGCTTTAGGGCTGCCCGCGCTGAAAAAAGGCCAGGCAAAACCTAAAAATGAGGACATGGATTTTCTACAAAAGGAAGCCGGCCAGATCCTGACAGATTACCTTACGCTGGGGAGTAAATTTACCAGCGTTAAACCTACAGGTACTTTTTAA
- a CDS encoding MarR family winged helix-turn-helix transcriptional regulator — translation MTTKKFDSYSYLLDRTAKRVKGYAQQKFATGNFDITVDQWLVLKSLDNDRYLKQKELAELTGKDNPTLTRIIDLLCKKGLTERLMHKNDRRSFTVHLTPAGKAKLLELLPKVTEIRMKAWENLTEQDYEQLKTILNKIYQNLGTE, via the coding sequence ATGACAACTAAAAAATTTGATAGTTACTCTTACCTGCTCGATCGTACGGCAAAGCGGGTAAAGGGGTATGCACAGCAAAAGTTTGCAACAGGTAATTTTGATATAACCGTTGACCAATGGCTGGTTTTGAAAAGCCTGGATAACGACCGGTACCTTAAACAAAAGGAGCTGGCAGAGCTTACCGGGAAAGACAACCCAACGCTAACCCGCATTATCGACCTGCTTTGTAAAAAAGGACTTACCGAGCGCCTCATGCATAAGAACGACCGGCGCAGCTTTACCGTTCACCTTACACCAGCAGGCAAGGCAAAGTTGTTGGAATTATTGCCGAAAGTGACCGAGATACGCATGAAAGCCTGGGAAAACCTTACCGAGCAGGATTACGAGCAGTTGAAAACGATATTAAACAAGATTTATCAAAACTTAGGAACAGAATAA
- a CDS encoding lysophospholipid acyltransferase family protein, which yields MKKFLGYFLSPFATLAFFLVLVIFHPLQWLSLKLGGYQAHKRCVDILNFFLLHTFYILGNRVIFINKQNLPVGRPIIFIANHQSLFDIPPMIYYLRRYHAKFISKIELTKGIPSISFNLKHGGGANIDRKDPRQSITELVKLGTRMKENNWGAMIFPEGTRSQDGRVKPFQSAGVATLLKKCPNALLVPVAITDSWKMIRYGLYPLNTFTPMKWEVLEPIEPGATPVEELVKSAEEKIRAIVDPQHS from the coding sequence ATGAAAAAGTTTTTAGGCTATTTCCTGTCCCCGTTTGCAACTTTAGCATTCTTTTTGGTGCTGGTGATCTTTCACCCCTTACAGTGGCTAAGCCTGAAACTTGGGGGATACCAGGCGCATAAGCGGTGCGTAGATATCCTGAACTTCTTTTTGCTCCATACCTTTTATATTTTGGGCAACAGGGTTATCTTCATTAACAAGCAAAACCTGCCGGTTGGCAGGCCTATTATATTTATTGCCAATCACCAAAGCCTCTTCGATATCCCGCCCATGATATATTATCTGCGCCGTTACCACGCAAAGTTTATATCAAAGATAGAGTTAACTAAAGGTATACCATCCATATCATTTAACTTAAAGCATGGCGGCGGTGCCAATATCGACAGGAAAGACCCGCGACAGTCGATCACAGAACTGGTGAAGTTGGGCACCCGTATGAAAGAGAATAACTGGGGCGCGATGATCTTCCCCGAGGGGACACGCTCGCAAGATGGCAGGGTAAAACCTTTTCAATCGGCAGGGGTAGCCACACTGTTAAAAAAATGCCCCAACGCGCTCTTAGTACCTGTGGCTATTACCGACTCGTGGAAGATGATACGTTACGGGTTATACCCCTTAAATACCTTTACGCCCATGAAATGGGAAGTGCTTGAACCGATAGAGCCCGGCGCCACTCCCGTTGAGGAATTGGTGAAGTCAGCAGAAGAAAAGATAAGGGCGATAGTAGACCCGCAACATTCATAA
- a CDS encoding ATP-dependent DNA ligase: MKAFAQLFLSLDETNKTNEKVQVLKDYFTNVPDTDKMHMLALFTGRRPKRPINSTLIRNWAIEASNIPQWLFEESYQVVGDLAETMSLLMPESQNSSSKTLTEWMAEINQVGSKTEEEKKLWLMDSWAMLDRQERFVFNKLLTGSFRIGVSSNLVVKALADITGIEAPALTHRIMGSWMPEDYTYEQLVQEQDAADNISRPYPFFLAYPIQETSEKRKSAEDVGNALGEAADWQAEWKWDGIRAQMIKRGGEIFIWSRGEDLATEKFPELHPFLSALPDGTVLDGEILSFQNGLPMPFNVLQTRIGRKNLSKKILADSPVATIVYDCLEYNGEDIRHKTQAERREVLEKLQSGTAFPEVFRISSLIDFNSWEELEKTREQSRAMIAEGIMLKRKSAAYQVGRRRGDWWKWKIDPLSVDAVMIYAQKGHGRRADLYTDYTFAVWDGDKLVPFAKAYSGLTDAEINKVDYFVKRNTLEKFGPVRTVKPELVFEIGFEGINRSTRHKSGIALRFPRILRWRHDKPKEEADTLDSLKDLLGD; the protein is encoded by the coding sequence ATGAAAGCTTTCGCCCAACTCTTTCTCTCGTTAGACGAAACCAACAAAACCAACGAAAAGGTTCAGGTTTTAAAAGATTACTTTACTAACGTACCCGATACCGATAAAATGCACATGCTGGCGCTGTTTACCGGCAGGCGGCCAAAACGGCCTATCAATTCAACCCTTATCCGTAACTGGGCTATCGAGGCCTCAAACATCCCCCAATGGCTTTTTGAAGAAAGCTACCAGGTGGTGGGCGACCTGGCCGAAACCATGTCGCTGCTGATGCCCGAGAGCCAGAACAGCAGCAGTAAAACGTTAACCGAATGGATGGCCGAAATAAACCAGGTGGGCAGTAAAACCGAAGAAGAAAAAAAGCTGTGGCTGATGGATTCGTGGGCGATGCTTGACAGGCAGGAGCGCTTTGTGTTTAACAAATTGCTTACGGGCAGCTTCCGCATTGGTGTATCAAGCAATTTGGTGGTGAAGGCCCTTGCAGATATTACCGGTATTGAAGCCCCCGCGCTCACTCACCGCATTATGGGTAGCTGGATGCCCGAAGATTACACTTACGAACAATTGGTACAGGAACAGGATGCTGCGGATAATATATCGCGGCCATACCCTTTCTTTTTGGCTTACCCGATACAGGAAACATCTGAAAAACGAAAATCTGCAGAGGACGTGGGTAATGCTTTAGGTGAAGCGGCCGACTGGCAGGCCGAGTGGAAATGGGACGGGATACGGGCGCAAATGATAAAGCGGGGCGGCGAAATTTTTATCTGGAGCCGTGGCGAAGACCTGGCGACAGAGAAATTCCCGGAGTTGCACCCTTTTTTAAGTGCCCTGCCTGACGGCACCGTTTTGGATGGTGAGATACTGAGCTTTCAGAACGGGCTACCGATGCCTTTTAATGTATTGCAAACCCGTATAGGCCGTAAAAACCTGAGCAAAAAAATACTGGCCGACAGTCCGGTAGCTACTATTGTTTATGATTGCCTGGAATATAACGGCGAAGATATCCGGCATAAAACACAAGCCGAACGCCGGGAGGTACTGGAAAAGCTGCAAAGCGGAACGGCATTCCCTGAAGTATTCCGCATCTCATCACTTATTGATTTTAACAGCTGGGAAGAGCTGGAAAAAACGCGGGAGCAATCGCGCGCGATGATCGCGGAAGGCATTATGCTGAAACGGAAAAGCGCCGCATACCAGGTTGGCCGTCGGCGTGGCGACTGGTGGAAATGGAAGATCGACCCGCTATCGGTTGACGCGGTAATGATATATGCCCAAAAAGGACACGGCCGCCGTGCCGATCTGTATACCGATTATACCTTTGCCGTTTGGGACGGCGATAAGCTGGTGCCCTTTGCCAAAGCCTACAGCGGCCTTACCGATGCCGAGATAAATAAGGTTGATTATTTTGTAAAACGCAATACGCTCGAAAAGTTTGGCCCGGTGCGCACCGTAAAACCCGAACTTGTTTTCGAAATAGGCTTTGAAGGCATTAACAGGTCTACCCGGCATAAGTCGGGCATCGCGCTGCGTTTCCCGAGGATACTCAGGTGGCGGCATGATAAACCAAAAGAGGAAGCCGATACCCTGGATAGTTTAAAGGACCTGTTAGGCGATTGA
- a CDS encoding neutral zinc metallopeptidase yields MQWFGRRESSNTEDGSSSGGRGLALGGGVVGIIAAAIYFFTGIDPSAVLNGMQSGGAPQENNQQAIPDTKEKKFAKVVFADTEDVWNKLFADMGKTYQEPTLHFFEAAVNTACGQAGAETGPFYCPGDQKVYLDLSFFNELSEKFGAAGDFAQAYVIAHEVGHHVQDLLGLSAKMEEARNQLSQEDYNKLSVKLELQADFYAGVWAYYEKNLKNVLDPGDIEEALNAAHQIGDDRLQKEYQGEVHPDSFTHGTSAQRMYWFKKGYETGDIKQGNTFAADTE; encoded by the coding sequence ATGCAATGGTTTGGCAGGCGCGAAAGCAGTAATACAGAAGACGGTAGCAGCAGCGGTGGCCGTGGGCTGGCCCTTGGCGGCGGTGTGGTAGGCATCATAGCTGCAGCTATATATTTTTTTACGGGTATAGACCCGTCTGCGGTACTTAACGGGATGCAGAGCGGCGGCGCACCGCAGGAAAACAACCAGCAGGCCATCCCTGACACCAAAGAAAAGAAATTTGCCAAAGTTGTTTTTGCGGATACCGAGGATGTATGGAACAAGCTTTTTGCCGATATGGGAAAAACCTACCAGGAGCCTACCCTGCATTTTTTTGAAGCCGCCGTAAACACCGCCTGCGGGCAAGCCGGCGCCGAAACCGGTCCGTTTTATTGCCCCGGCGACCAGAAGGTGTACCTCGACCTTTCGTTTTTTAATGAGCTGTCCGAAAAGTTTGGCGCCGCGGGAGATTTTGCCCAGGCTTATGTAATAGCCCATGAGGTGGGTCATCACGTGCAGGATCTGCTTGGGTTATCGGCCAAGATGGAAGAAGCCCGTAATCAGTTAAGCCAGGAAGATTACAATAAGCTTTCGGTGAAGCTGGAGCTGCAGGCCGATTTTTATGCCGGCGTTTGGGCGTATTACGAGAAAAACCTGAAAAATGTGCTTGATCCCGGCGACATCGAAGAAGCCCTGAACGCCGCCCACCAGATCGGCGACGACCGTTTGCAAAAGGAATACCAGGGCGAAGTGCACCCCGATAGCTTTACGCACGGTACCAGCGCCCAGCGCATGTACTGGTTTAAAAAAGGCTACGAAACCGGTGATATTAAACAGGGCAATACATTTGCCGCGGATACCGAATAA
- a CDS encoding 2Fe-2S iron-sulfur cluster-binding protein, translated as MINFIVEDRNGVQQPIEIPEGISLSLMEVLKGSDYPILATCGGMALCATCRVEVLKGLEQLPEPGDEELDILDTLPFVDESSRLSCQLRVNETLEGCLFRIPEED; from the coding sequence ATGATCAACTTTATAGTAGAAGACAGAAACGGCGTGCAACAGCCGATAGAGATTCCGGAGGGTATCAGTCTGAGCCTGATGGAGGTGTTAAAAGGCAGCGACTACCCTATACTTGCAACCTGCGGTGGTATGGCGCTTTGTGCAACGTGCAGAGTAGAGGTACTTAAAGGACTGGAACAATTGCCCGAGCCCGGCGACGAGGAGCTTGATATATTGGATACCCTGCCCTTTGTTGACGAAAGCAGCCGTTTGTCATGCCAGTTGCGTGTAAATGAAACTCTGGAAGGCTGCCTGTTTAGGATCCCGGAGGAAGATTAA
- a CDS encoding M20/M25/M40 family metallo-hydrolase, producing MKAKILIAIAALAAAPAIGFCQDVNKLIKQDDVERVIKTLSADDMQGRGTFTPGIEKAAKFIESEFKAAGLKPMAGAPGYRQTFSQTRITPVNPKVIFDGTAVPDDKVTIMTGSAFNWKSDSTVSVVQLTDEKTYRKQLGEAMRSGKNLVVIFDTSMADLFKRVRDRATKGSISSGRQSKPVVYVLGTPAPKAFEASCEVKSEELPLSNVVGIIPGKTKPDEYVVFGGHYDHLGILKPMEGDSIANGADDDASGTTAVITLAKYYKQLNNNARTLVFVAFTAEEIGGFGSQYFSKQLDPDKVVTLFNIEMIGKPAKFGENSAFITGFERSDFGTILQKNLEGTAFKFYPDPYPEQNLFYRSDNATLAALGVPAHTISTDQIPTDKFYHTVKDEYATLDVNNITATIRAIALSSRSIVAGKDTPTRIPKLAK from the coding sequence ATGAAAGCAAAAATATTAATAGCGATAGCCGCTTTAGCCGCCGCCCCGGCAATTGGGTTTTGCCAGGATGTAAATAAGCTGATAAAGCAGGACGATGTTGAACGCGTAATTAAAACCCTTAGCGCCGACGATATGCAGGGCCGCGGTACGTTTACACCGGGTATTGAAAAGGCCGCCAAGTTTATAGAGAGCGAGTTTAAAGCCGCGGGCTTAAAGCCGATGGCTGGGGCTCCGGGCTACAGGCAAACGTTTTCGCAGACACGTATTACCCCGGTTAACCCAAAAGTGATTTTTGACGGCACAGCTGTACCCGACGATAAAGTGACCATCATGACAGGCAGCGCTTTTAACTGGAAAAGCGATTCGACGGTTAGCGTGGTGCAGCTAACAGACGAGAAAACCTACCGTAAGCAATTAGGCGAAGCTATGCGAAGCGGTAAAAACCTGGTGGTGATATTTGATACTTCGATGGCAGATCTTTTCAAGCGCGTACGCGATAGGGCTACAAAAGGCAGCATCAGCAGCGGCAGGCAATCAAAACCGGTTGTATATGTGCTTGGCACACCGGCACCCAAAGCTTTTGAAGCGAGCTGCGAGGTTAAATCAGAAGAGTTGCCGTTAAGTAATGTGGTGGGGATCATCCCCGGGAAAACTAAGCCCGACGAGTATGTGGTTTTTGGCGGACATTATGATCATTTGGGCATATTGAAGCCAATGGAAGGCGATAGCATAGCCAACGGAGCCGACGATGACGCATCAGGCACCACGGCAGTTATAACATTAGCTAAGTATTACAAACAGTTGAATAATAACGCACGCACCTTAGTGTTTGTGGCCTTTACCGCCGAAGAGATAGGTGGGTTTGGTTCGCAATATTTTTCAAAGCAGCTGGATCCGGATAAGGTGGTGACACTGTTTAATATCGAAATGATTGGCAAACCTGCAAAATTCGGAGAAAATTCTGCCTTTATTACGGGTTTCGAGCGGTCGGATTTTGGGACTATACTGCAGAAAAACCTGGAGGGAACCGCCTTTAAATTTTACCCCGACCCTTATCCGGAACAAAATTTATTTTATCGCAGCGATAACGCCACTCTGGCTGCTTTAGGTGTGCCTGCACACACCATATCTACGGACCAGATACCTACCGATAAATTTTATCATACCGTAAAAGACGAATATGCAACGCTGGATGTAAACAATATTACGGCGACCATCCGGGCTATAGCGCTAAGTTCGCGCAGCATCGTAGCGGGTAAGGATACCCCAACCCGTATCCCCAAACTGGCGAAATAG
- a CDS encoding ligase-associated DNA damage response exonuclease: MAKPLLEFTDRGIYCEQGKFYIDPWKPVDDAVITHAHADHAYWGHKNYLAHHLSKEVLLYRLGEINLRTIGYGETVTKNGVHIAMYPAGHVIGSAQIRVEYKGVVWVVSGDYKTDDDGISTPFEPVKCHHFISECTFGMPVYSWKPQSEIFTDVNNWWRTNVANGVATVIVGYSLGKAQRILQNLDLDIGKVYTHGVIENTNEALRRNGVILNPTERITSESSKEEVRKGIILAPPSSVGTPWMRKFGPYSFGYCSGWMALRGAKRRRAADRGFIMSDHADWNGLVSAIDATGCECVYLTHGYTASFTRYLNEIGFNAREVHTLYGGEEEEEASSQPSPEEREPLVENKDDNTSQVLSFGEDLGEAGGAAI; encoded by the coding sequence ATGGCCAAACCATTGCTGGAGTTTACCGACAGGGGCATTTACTGCGAGCAGGGGAAATTTTACATTGACCCCTGGAAACCTGTAGACGATGCTGTAATAACCCATGCTCATGCAGACCACGCTTACTGGGGCCATAAAAATTACCTGGCGCACCATCTGTCGAAAGAAGTGTTGCTTTACCGCCTGGGCGAGATAAACCTGCGCACCATCGGGTACGGCGAAACCGTAACCAAAAACGGTGTGCATATCGCTATGTATCCGGCAGGGCACGTTATAGGTTCGGCGCAGATACGGGTGGAATACAAAGGCGTGGTTTGGGTGGTATCCGGCGACTACAAGACGGACGACGATGGTATCTCGACCCCATTCGAGCCGGTTAAATGTCATCACTTCATTTCGGAGTGTACTTTTGGCATGCCCGTTTATTCATGGAAGCCGCAGTCCGAGATCTTTACCGATGTAAACAATTGGTGGCGCACCAATGTCGCAAACGGCGTGGCTACGGTTATCGTCGGTTATTCATTGGGCAAAGCGCAGCGCATCCTGCAAAACCTGGATCTGGATATTGGCAAAGTGTACACCCATGGGGTGATCGAGAATACCAACGAAGCCCTGCGCCGAAACGGTGTGATATTGAATCCAACGGAAAGGATCACATCAGAATCATCAAAAGAAGAGGTACGTAAAGGCATTATACTTGCCCCGCCATCATCGGTAGGTACCCCATGGATGCGTAAGTTTGGCCCCTATAGTTTTGGTTATTGCAGCGGATGGATGGCCCTGCGCGGTGCCAAGCGCCGTCGCGCGGCCGACAGGGGGTTCATCATGTCTGATCATGCCGACTGGAACGGTTTGGTAAGCGCTATTGATGCCACCGGCTGCGAATGTGTTTACCTTACCCATGGTTACACAGCATCTTTCACCAGATATTTAAATGAGATAGGGTTTAACGCCCGCGAAGTGCATACGCTTTATGGCGGCGAGGAAGAGGAAGAAGCCTCTTCCCAGCCTTCTCCGGAGGAGAGGGAGCCATTAGTGGAAAATAAAGATGATAACACGTCCCAAGTCCTCTCCTTTGGAGAGGATTTAGGTGAGGCCGGAGGGGCTGCCATATGA